From the Prochlorococcus sp. MIT 1223 genome, the window TATAGCCACCCTGTAGAAGTAATTCCGCCTGCTGGTATTACTTTTGCGGTGGAAAATAACACGAATGTTACTGTCACAGGTGTTGATAAAGAGCTTGTGGGGAATGAAGCTGCAAAAATTCGTGCAATTCGTCCTCCTGAGCCATATAAGGGTAAAGGAATTAAATTTGAAGGTGAGAGAATAATTAGGAAGGCTGGTAAATCAGGAAAGAAATAGCTTTCTATTTAATTGCTTTAATTCATTTTTTTAACATGGCCACACTTTCAAGAAAACAACAAACTCAAAAAAGGCACAAAAGGCTTAGGAGGAATTTATCTGGGACCTCTCAAAAGCCTCGTCTTGCAGTTTTTCGCTCGAATAATCACATTTATGCCCAAGTAATAGATGATGATTCTCAAAGCACTATTTGTGCAGCATCTACTATCGAGAAAGACTTAAGAGTTAACCTCAAATCCAATGGTAGTAATTGCGATGCATCTAAAGCTGTTGGCGAACTTGTTGCTCAAAGAGCTTTATCAAAAGGTGTTCAGCAAGTAGTGTTTGATCGAGGGGGTAATATTTACCACGGTAGAGTTAAAGCTCTCGCGGAAGCAGCTCGAGAAGCAGGTCTTGAATTCTAAGCTCTTATTTTTATTATGACTGACACAAAATCACAATCTAAAAATACTGAATCTTCAACAGGTTCTAACGTTCCGGCAGCAGAAGGTCAGAAGGAACAACGCAGAGGACGCGGCGGAGAAAGACGCGGGCGACGTAGAGACAGACAAGGCCAAGAAAGAGATTCTGAATGGCAAGAAAGGGTTGTTCAAATTAGAAGGGTTTCTAAAACGGTCAAAGGTGGAAAAAAGATGAGCTTTCGAGCAATAATTGTTGTTGGAAATGAAAGGGGTCAAGTTGGAGTTGGTGTTGGTAAAGCTGGAGATGTGATTGGAGCTGTTCGAAAAGGTGTTGCTGATGGTAAGAAACATTTAGTAAAAGTTCCTTTAACACGAAATAGTTCTATCCCAACAATTTCTAATGGGCGTGACGGAGCGGCTAGTGTTCTGATTCGTCCAGCTGCACCTGGTACTGGAGTAATTGCAGGAGGCTCTATTCGAACTGTCTTAGAATTAGCTGGAATTAAAAATGTTTTAGCTAAGAGGTTAGGAAGTAAGACTCCTTTAAATAATGCTCGTGCTGCAATGGTGGCTTTATCCGATTTAAGAACTCATAAAGCAACTGCCAAAGAGAGAGGCATTTCCCTCGAACAGATTTACTCATGAAAACAATGAAACCAACTCTGGATTCCCTTAAATCAAATATTGGCTCTCGTAGAAGAAAGCTAAGAAAAGGCAGAGGAATTGCAGCAGGGCAAGGAGCTAGCTGTGGTTTTGGTATGCGTGGTCAAAAATCTCGCTCAGGTCGCCCAACTCGCCCTGGATTTGAAGGTGGTCAAATGCCTTTATATAGAAGAGTTCCTAAACAAAAGCATTTTCAATTAATTAATCAAAAGTCTTTTACTGTAATTAATGTATCTGATTTAAATAAATTAAAGACTGGAACCACGGTGAATTTAGATTCATTAGTAAAAGAAAAAATAGTTACTAGTCCTAAGCATCCTTTGAAGATCTTAGGTAAAGGGAAATTAGAAGTTAAATTGACAGTACAAGCAGCAGCTTTTACTGCATCCGCTAAAACAAAGATAGAAGCTGCCGGCGGGGCTTGTGAAATCTACTAGTATTTGTTATTTCATATATATTGGTTCAATATCAATTGAAGCTCATTGTAATTTTTCCTAAATGTTAGTTAGCAGGGGTCGTAATCCAAGTGCAGGTGAAGTAGTAACTCAGTTATTGCTAAATAAAGAGTTGCGTGGAAGAGTGTTAACAACTTTAGCTCTTTTGCTTCTTGTTCGTTTAGGTATCTACATCCCACTGCCAGGTATAGATAGAGAGGCTTTTAAAACCTTTATTGAGCAAGGGGGACAGCTATTAGGTTTTTTAGATATTTTCACCGGAGGGGGTATATCTACTTTAGGTATCTTTGCGCTTGGAATATTACCTTTCATCAACGCTTCGATAATTATTCAATTACTTACAGCGGCTTTACCACAATTAGAAGATTTACAAAAAAATGAAGGAGAAGCTGGAAGAAGAAAGATCTCCCAAATCACTCGTTATGTAGCTCTTGGATGGGGATTTGCCCAAAGCATAGTATTTGCGTTGATTTTAAGAAACTATGCAATAGAAAGCTTGAGTGAAGTTTCTTTTGTTCTTCAGACTTCCTTGGCTTTAGTAACTGGATCAATGATTGTTATGTGGCTAAGTGAGATTATTACGGAGAAAGGTATAGGCCAGGGAGCTTCATTAGTTATTTTTTTGAATATTGTTGCGACACTGCCAAAAGCTCTTAGTTCCACTATAGAGAAAGCGCAAACTGGAGATAGAAGTGATGTGGTTGGAATTATTGTTCTTCTTCTTGTCTTTTTAATAACAATTGTGGGAATTATTTTTGTGCAAGAGGGTGCAAGGAGAATTCCTATAGTTAGTGCTAAAAGACAAATTGGGGGGACTGCTTTATTGCCAAGTAGACAAAGTTATCTTCCTCTGAAGTTAAATGCAGGTGGAGTTATGCCCATAATCTTTGCCTCAGCTTTGATATTCCTCCCGATAACAATTGCAAATATAACTAAAAACCCCCTTTTAATTCGCGCTGCGAGTTCTTTAAATCCTAGTGCAGCTAACCCTTGGCCTTATGCATTGACTTTCTTTGCTCTAATTCTTGGTTTTGCTTATTTTTATGCATCTTTAACGATTAACCCTGTTGATATCTCTGCAAATTTGAAAAGGGGTGGGGTTGCTATCCCTGGAGTTAGGCCTGGGAGTGCCACAGCCAATTATCTTTCAGGTGTTCAAAATCGATTAACTTTACTTGGAGGATTATTCTTGGGTTCAGTTGCAATTATTCCTGCAGCGGTTGAAAGAGCAACTAATGTTCAGACTTTTCAGGGTTTAGGCGCTACTTCTTTGTTAATACTTGTTGGTGTGGCTATTGATACTGCTAAACAAGTTCAAACATATGTCATATCGCAAAGATATGAAGGTCTTGTTAGGCAGTAGTTATTTTAAAATTCCAACTCTTTTTTGATTTTCCCTAGTTAGATGAAAAAAAGACTTCTTTTCCTTGGACCACCAGGAGCTGGTAAAGGAACTCAAGCTTCCATTTTTTGTAAGAATAATGGGTTCTTACATTTATCGACTGGTGACTTATTAAGGCAGGAAGTCTCGGCAAAAACTCCTCTTGGGCGAGAAGCCGCATTAATTATGAATAAAGGAGAGTTAGTAAGCGATTCAATAGTTTTATCAATTGTTCAGAAAAACTTATCAAATCAAGATAAATCTTGGTTATTAGATGGCTTTCCTCGAAATTTATCTCAAGCAAAGTCTTTGGAGCGACTGCTAAAACAAATTGAACAACCTATAGACGCAGTAATTTCTATAGAAATAAATGATGAAGTGCTTATAAAGCGTCTTTTGGCAAGAGGTAGAGATGATGATAATGAAGATGTAATTAAGAATAGGTTGGTGGTATATAGAGAGAAAACTGAACCATTAATTGGATATTATGCTAGTCGTGGACTAATTAAGTCTATTGAAGGAGATGCTGAAATTGATATTGTGGCGAATCTGATCCAGAAAGCTTTAAATTGAACGATGTAGTAAAGTCTAAGTTTGGAATCTCATAGAGCTACGCCATTATGAAGGTGCGAGCCTCAGTCAAGAAAATGTGTGAAAAGTGCCGGGTTATTCGACGCCACGGCCGAGTTATGGTCATTTGTACTGCAACTCAAAAACACAAACAGCGTCAGGGGTAAATCTCACCTCTGATTATTATCTAAGTTACAAACTTTTAGGTTTGTCTTAGAAAACCACCTTTTTTCAAATTAAGGTGGATTCCAGATCTCTTCTATTCCCCGTTAACTAGCTAAGTGGCACGGATTGCAGGCATCGACATACCTCGTGAAAAGCGAGTGGAAGTTGCTCTCACATACATCTATGGCATTGGCCTTACAAGAGCCAAGACCATCCTCGATCAAGCAGGAGTTAATCCTGATATTCGTGTTAAGGACTTGGATGATGGAGATGTGCAGAAACTCAGGATTGCGACTGAATCATTCACTCTTGAAGGTGATTTACGCCGTCAAGAAGGAATGGCTCTTAAAAGATTGCAGGACATCGGATGCGTTAGAGGCCGTCGGCATCGAATGAGTCTCCCAGTTAGGGGGCAACGCACACGCACTAATGCACGTACTCGTCGTGGCTCGAGAAAAACTGTCGCGGGTAGAAAGAAATAATTAATTTCTTTGTGCAGTTTTTAATCACTGATCTTTATTTACAAGGCCCAACAATATGGCCACTCCAACTAAGAAAACCGGCTCTAAAAAGGTTAAGCGCAACGTCCCAAATGGCGTAGTGCATATTCAAAGCACCTTCAATAACACAATTGTTTCTATTACGGATACCGCTGGACAAGTAATTTCTTGGTCCTCAGCTGGTGCTAGTGGATTCAAAGGTGCCAGGAAAGGCACGCCTTTCGCAGCCCAGACTGCAGCCGAAGCAGCAGCTAGAAGGGCCCTTGAGCAAGGTATGCGTCAAATAGAAGTTCTAGTTCGAGGTCCTGGTTCAGGTCGTGAGACTGCCATTAGAGCTTTACAAGTAGCTGGACTTGAGATCACATTGATTAGGGATGTAACTCCACTTCCTCATAACGGATGTAGGCGTCCAAAACGCAGACGCGTTTAATTCAATTCACTTTATTAGTGAATTTTTGTTCCTTTCTCTACATTTTTTAGACCGTTGCCATACCAGATTGACCGAATTGAGCATCAAGTCTCTGAAGATCGCTCTCAAACAGGTGTTTTCCTCATAGGTCCTCTTGAACGAGGTCAAGCTACAACTCTTGGTAATTCTTTGCGAAGGGTTTTAATGGGTGGGCTTGAAGGTAGTGCAGTTACAGCTGTGCGAATTGCAGGCATAAACCATGAATATGCCACAATCCCTGGAGTTAGAGAGGATGTTTTGGACATTCTTTTAAACTGTAAACAGCTTTCTGTTAATAGTCGTAGTGAAGAACTCGAGATTGGAAGGCTAGTAGTCTCTGGCCCAGCAGAAGTGAAAGCACGTGATATTCAGTTCTCCTCACAAGTTGACATTGTTGATGGAGAAAGGCCTATCGCAACAGTAAATGATGGACATAATCTTGAGCTTGAATTACATGTTGAAAGAGGTACTGGTTATCGCCCAGTAGATCGATACAACGAAGAAACTACAGCTATAGATCTACTTCAGATAGATGCTGTCTTTATGCCTATTCAGAGGGTAAATTTTACTATTGATGAAACTGCAGTAGCTGAAGGAGGATCTACTAGAGAAAGGCTGAGAATGGAGATTGTCACTGATGGTTCTACTTCTCCTGATGATGCATTAGCAGAAGCTGCTAATCAATT encodes:
- the rplO gene encoding 50S ribosomal protein L15, with product MKPTLDSLKSNIGSRRRKLRKGRGIAAGQGASCGFGMRGQKSRSGRPTRPGFEGGQMPLYRRVPKQKHFQLINQKSFTVINVSDLNKLKTGTTVNLDSLVKEKIVTSPKHPLKILGKGKLEVKLTVQAAAFTASAKTKIEAAGGACEIY
- a CDS encoding DNA-directed RNA polymerase subunit alpha; the encoded protein is MPYQIDRIEHQVSEDRSQTGVFLIGPLERGQATTLGNSLRRVLMGGLEGSAVTAVRIAGINHEYATIPGVREDVLDILLNCKQLSVNSRSEELEIGRLVVSGPAEVKARDIQFSSQVDIVDGERPIATVNDGHNLELELHVERGTGYRPVDRYNEETTAIDLLQIDAVFMPIQRVNFTIDETAVAEGGSTRERLRMEIVTDGSTSPDDALAEAANQLIELFQPLATVTMVEEVPQEPEPSAEAQIPLEELNLSVRAYNCLKRAQVNSVSDLMGFSYEDLLEIKNFGSKSADEVIEALERIGITIPQSRTSV
- the rpsE gene encoding 30S ribosomal protein S5, yielding MTDTKSQSKNTESSTGSNVPAAEGQKEQRRGRGGERRGRRRDRQGQERDSEWQERVVQIRRVSKTVKGGKKMSFRAIIVVGNERGQVGVGVGKAGDVIGAVRKGVADGKKHLVKVPLTRNSSIPTISNGRDGAASVLIRPAAPGTGVIAGGSIRTVLELAGIKNVLAKRLGSKTPLNNARAAMVALSDLRTHKATAKERGISLEQIYS
- the rpsM gene encoding 30S ribosomal protein S13, which translates into the protein MARIAGIDIPREKRVEVALTYIYGIGLTRAKTILDQAGVNPDIRVKDLDDGDVQKLRIATESFTLEGDLRRQEGMALKRLQDIGCVRGRRHRMSLPVRGQRTRTNARTRRGSRKTVAGRKK
- a CDS encoding adenylate kinase — encoded protein: MKKRLLFLGPPGAGKGTQASIFCKNNGFLHLSTGDLLRQEVSAKTPLGREAALIMNKGELVSDSIVLSIVQKNLSNQDKSWLLDGFPRNLSQAKSLERLLKQIEQPIDAVISIEINDEVLIKRLLARGRDDDNEDVIKNRLVVYREKTEPLIGYYASRGLIKSIEGDAEIDIVANLIQKALN
- the rplR gene encoding 50S ribosomal protein L18; the protein is MATLSRKQQTQKRHKRLRRNLSGTSQKPRLAVFRSNNHIYAQVIDDDSQSTICAASTIEKDLRVNLKSNGSNCDASKAVGELVAQRALSKGVQQVVFDRGGNIYHGRVKALAEAAREAGLEF
- the rpsK gene encoding 30S ribosomal protein S11, coding for MATPTKKTGSKKVKRNVPNGVVHIQSTFNNTIVSITDTAGQVISWSSAGASGFKGARKGTPFAAQTAAEAAARRALEQGMRQIEVLVRGPGSGRETAIRALQVAGLEITLIRDVTPLPHNGCRRPKRRRV
- the secY gene encoding preprotein translocase subunit SecY is translated as MLVSRGRNPSAGEVVTQLLLNKELRGRVLTTLALLLLVRLGIYIPLPGIDREAFKTFIEQGGQLLGFLDIFTGGGISTLGIFALGILPFINASIIIQLLTAALPQLEDLQKNEGEAGRRKISQITRYVALGWGFAQSIVFALILRNYAIESLSEVSFVLQTSLALVTGSMIVMWLSEIITEKGIGQGASLVIFLNIVATLPKALSSTIEKAQTGDRSDVVGIIVLLLVFLITIVGIIFVQEGARRIPIVSAKRQIGGTALLPSRQSYLPLKLNAGGVMPIIFASALIFLPITIANITKNPLLIRAASSLNPSAANPWPYALTFFALILGFAYFYASLTINPVDISANLKRGGVAIPGVRPGSATANYLSGVQNRLTLLGGLFLGSVAIIPAAVERATNVQTFQGLGATSLLILVGVAIDTAKQVQTYVISQRYEGLVRQ
- the rpmJ gene encoding 50S ribosomal protein L36 translates to MKVRASVKKMCEKCRVIRRHGRVMVICTATQKHKQRQG